Proteins encoded in a region of the Candidatus Acidiferrales bacterium genome:
- a CDS encoding J domain-containing protein, translating to MPTATKHDFYETLGVNRRASQDDIRKAYKRLARKFHPDVNPGDKSAEERFKNIQEAYDVLSDPKKRQVYDQFGFYSDNIQAGSGAGAPGEDFTHFGFGGFDFSTMGGSSFRDIFSQFFRGRGPVAGMEREPGSDLEYQVDIGFWDAIRGCVRKLTIVRLDSCNACQGRGTAGAAPQVCSACGGSGQVTQMSGRMRFNVTCSRCGGSGRLPIACRTCGGEGRLRRTETLEVRIMAGVQTGSRVRVPQKGNAGTQGAPPGDLFIITNVGAHPYFERRGDDIHTKVPVTVMEAALGTKIEVPTIDGRALLRIPPGTQSGQKLRLREKGPPSARTGRRGDHYVEMQIVVPRIADERSKELLRELNRLNPDDPRKDLFSRTAT from the coding sequence CTGGGCGTGAACCGCCGCGCTTCCCAGGACGACATTCGCAAAGCCTACAAGCGGCTTGCCCGGAAATTTCATCCCGACGTGAATCCGGGGGACAAGTCGGCCGAGGAACGCTTCAAGAATATTCAGGAAGCCTACGACGTTCTCTCCGACCCCAAGAAGCGCCAGGTGTACGACCAGTTCGGTTTCTACTCGGACAACATCCAGGCGGGTTCGGGCGCCGGGGCGCCGGGCGAGGATTTCACCCATTTTGGTTTTGGCGGATTCGATTTCTCGACCATGGGCGGCTCGAGCTTCCGCGATATCTTCTCGCAATTCTTCCGTGGCCGCGGGCCGGTTGCGGGGATGGAGCGCGAGCCGGGAAGCGACCTCGAATACCAGGTGGACATCGGCTTCTGGGATGCCATTCGCGGTTGCGTGCGGAAGTTGACGATTGTGCGGCTTGATAGCTGCAATGCCTGTCAAGGGCGGGGCACCGCCGGGGCCGCCCCACAAGTTTGCAGCGCCTGCGGTGGCTCGGGCCAGGTGACGCAAATGAGCGGCCGGATGCGCTTCAACGTGACCTGCTCGCGCTGCGGCGGGAGCGGGCGGTTGCCGATTGCCTGCCGCACCTGCGGCGGCGAAGGCCGTCTCCGACGGACAGAAACGCTCGAGGTGCGGATCATGGCCGGGGTCCAGACCGGCTCGCGCGTGCGCGTGCCCCAAAAGGGCAACGCGGGTACCCAGGGAGCGCCGCCCGGCGATCTCTTCATTATCACGAACGTGGGCGCGCACCCTTATTTCGAGCGCCGCGGCGACGACATCCATACGAAAGTTCCGGTGACAGTCATGGAGGCAGCGCTCGGCACCAAGATCGAGGTGCCCACGATTGACGGCCGGGCGCTGCTGCGCATCCCGCCCGGGACGCAGAGCGGGCAGAAACTGCGCTTGCGCGAAAAAGGCCCTCCCTCAGCGCGCACCGGGCGGCGGGGGGACCACTATGTTGAAATGCAAATCGTGGTGCCGCGCATTGCCGATGAGAGATCGAAGGAACTCTTGCGCGAACTGAACCGTCTGAACCCGGACGATCCAAGGAAGGACTTGTTTTCGCGAACGGCCACGTGA
- a CDS encoding MFS transporter, whose product MERVGPSPQADVSSHRATALLHVGFVLTGMVTTLLGPILPALSARWSLPDSQAGYLFTSQFVGSMTGVALLSAFLPRWGFRSSLILGFGMMAGGVGALGLGSWPIGLISVFCYGIGLGVTIPATNLLVSEASPHRRAAALNILNLAWGMGAVAFPPVTALFQRTSGVHVLLFALGAALGLMAICLAPVSFFNVGNRPSQASPPFQPQVSVWRSRFLPILGLLFFLYVGTESALGGWVAFYAKSLSPTPGTVWLITPSFFWGALLLGRALAPAVLRHVAEAKLVVMGLVMAALGVTLLLAAGSLAGVLSGVSIAGLGLASVFPITVALLSHSFGELASRVAGAMFALGAMGGATLPWLVGFLSTHFGSLNAGLVVPLLGSLVMVALHLSHSRSRTGGALQFG is encoded by the coding sequence ATGGAGCGAGTTGGCCCCAGCCCGCAGGCTGACGTTTCTTCCCACCGCGCAACAGCCCTTCTGCATGTCGGCTTTGTCCTAACGGGGATGGTGACAACGCTGCTGGGGCCCATCCTTCCGGCGCTCTCAGCCAGATGGTCTCTTCCAGATTCGCAGGCTGGTTACCTATTCACGTCGCAGTTTGTCGGCTCGATGACGGGTGTGGCTCTGTTGAGCGCGTTCCTGCCGCGCTGGGGTTTCCGGTCTTCCTTGATTCTCGGCTTTGGAATGATGGCGGGAGGGGTTGGCGCGCTCGGTTTGGGCAGTTGGCCAATCGGGCTCATCTCGGTCTTCTGTTATGGTATCGGCCTCGGTGTAACCATTCCTGCCACCAACCTATTGGTCTCGGAAGCCAGCCCCCACCGGCGTGCCGCGGCGCTCAATATATTGAACCTGGCTTGGGGCATGGGAGCCGTTGCATTCCCCCCTGTTACGGCGCTGTTCCAGCGGACAAGCGGCGTTCACGTCTTGTTGTTTGCCCTCGGTGCGGCGCTGGGCCTCATGGCGATTTGCCTCGCCCCGGTTTCCTTCTTCAATGTTGGGAACAGGCCTTCACAAGCCAGTCCTCCCTTCCAACCGCAAGTCAGCGTTTGGAGAAGTCGTTTCCTTCCCATTCTAGGCCTGCTGTTTTTTCTTTATGTTGGCACCGAGAGTGCCTTGGGTGGTTGGGTGGCTTTCTACGCCAAAAGCCTGAGTCCAACTCCGGGAACGGTTTGGCTGATAACTCCGTCCTTTTTCTGGGGGGCGCTGCTTCTCGGGAGGGCCCTTGCCCCGGCTGTCTTGAGACATGTTGCTGAAGCGAAGCTCGTCGTGATGGGACTTGTTATGGCGGCCCTCGGGGTCACGCTTCTTTTGGCCGCAGGGTCGCTGGCTGGTGTCCTCTCAGGTGTTAGCATTGCCGGCTTGGGCCTTGCCTCCGTGTTTCCCATCACAGTGGCTCTGTTGTCCCACAGCTTTGGCGAGTTGGCGTCACGAGTAGCCGGAGCAATGTTTGCACTGGGTGCCATGGGCGGCGCAACACTCCCGTGGCTGGTCGGATTCCTGTCAACGCACTTCGGTAGCCTCAATGCAGGGTTAGTCGTTCCACTGCTTGGCAGCCTCGTTATGGTCGCTTTGCACCTTTCTCATTCGCGATCAAGGACCGGCGGTGCTTTGCAGTTCGGGTAA
- a CDS encoding helix-turn-helix transcriptional regulator yields the protein MAKKRAKAGYMISAVAELYKIHPQTLRLYEREGLLKPSRSQGNTRLYSDRDLERLEVILNLSRDLGVNLAGIEIVLNMREHMAEMQREMEQFVEFIKRELTQMHGRAAEERFRNALVRVGPPKVIRIEEAESRQGEAKSEKGKKKSAER from the coding sequence ATGGCCAAGAAAAGAGCCAAAGCGGGCTACATGATCTCCGCCGTGGCGGAGCTGTACAAGATCCATCCGCAAACTTTGCGGCTTTATGAGCGGGAAGGGTTGCTGAAGCCCTCGCGCAGCCAGGGCAATACGCGTCTCTACAGCGACCGGGACCTCGAGCGGCTGGAAGTGATCCTCAACCTCTCGCGCGACCTCGGCGTCAATTTGGCCGGCATCGAGATCGTCCTGAACATGCGCGAACACATGGCGGAGATGCAGCGCGAGATGGAGCAGTTTGTTGAGTTCATCAAGAGAGAGCTCACCCAGATGCACGGCCGCGCCGCCGAAGAGCGTTTTCGGAATGCCCTGGTCCGCGTCGGGCCGCCGAAAGTGATCCGCATCGAAGAGGCCGAGTCCCGCCAGGGCGAGGCGAAAAGCGAAAAGGGAAAAAAGAAAAGCGCTGAGAGGTAG
- a CDS encoding LacI family DNA-binding transcriptional regulator yields the protein MKGSLCETALVLRKKATNAPASRRVEPPNQPVSLKALADYLGLSPATVSLVINRSPVADSIPQTTKDRIFRAGRKLNYRPNFLARSLRKQRSFTIGVVVPEVSEGYAALVMSGIEDHLLQEGYFYLVVSHRHKSDLIDEYPKLLLGRSVEGLIAVDTPCQRSLAIPVVAVSGHHDVKGVTNIVLNHQRAAALALEHLFQLGHRRIAFIKGQAFSSDTEVRWNAICEAARRLGLSVNPRLTAQLEGDLPSPELGYGVTKKLAAREPFTALFAFNDISAIGAIRALREVGWRVPEDVSVVGFDDIQSAAFQNPGLTTVRQPLRKMGEIAAATVLRRIASSTNARYPKRITVEPELVVRESTCQAPVPAEIDRRTGQGGSHN from the coding sequence ATGAAAGGTTCCTTGTGCGAGACTGCGCTCGTGCTGCGAAAGAAGGCGACGAACGCTCCTGCCTCCCGGCGGGTCGAACCGCCGAACCAGCCTGTCAGCCTGAAGGCGCTGGCTGATTACCTTGGGCTTTCTCCTGCCACGGTCTCCTTGGTGATCAACAGATCGCCCGTGGCGGATTCGATTCCGCAGACCACAAAGGACCGGATCTTCCGCGCCGGCAGGAAACTCAATTACCGCCCGAACTTTTTGGCTCGCTCCCTCAGGAAGCAACGCAGTTTTACGATTGGAGTGGTGGTGCCGGAAGTGAGCGAGGGATATGCCGCACTGGTGATGAGCGGGATTGAGGACCACCTTTTGCAAGAGGGGTATTTTTACCTCGTCGTCAGCCACCGTCACAAGTCCGACTTGATCGACGAGTATCCGAAGCTCCTCCTTGGGCGGTCGGTCGAGGGGCTCATTGCCGTGGACACGCCGTGCCAGCGGAGTCTCGCGATACCCGTCGTGGCGGTCTCCGGGCACCACGACGTTAAGGGCGTAACCAACATCGTGCTGAATCATCAGCGCGCAGCAGCCTTAGCGCTGGAGCACTTATTTCAACTGGGCCACCGACGGATCGCCTTCATCAAAGGGCAGGCGTTCAGCTCTGACACGGAAGTGCGGTGGAATGCCATTTGTGAGGCCGCCCGCCGGCTTGGGTTGTCAGTCAACCCAAGGCTCACAGCCCAGCTTGAGGGCGACCTTCCTTCGCCCGAGTTGGGCTACGGAGTGACAAAAAAGCTGGCGGCGCGCGAGCCCTTTACGGCGCTGTTTGCCTTCAACGACATTTCGGCCATCGGGGCAATCCGCGCCTTGCGGGAAGTCGGCTGGCGGGTCCCCGAAGACGTTTCTGTCGTGGGTTTTGATGATATCCAGAGCGCTGCTTTCCAGAACCCAGGTCTCACGACGGTTCGGCAGCCCCTCCGGAAGATGGGCGAGATTGCCGCCGCAACCGTGCTCCGGCGCATTGCCAGCTCCACCAATGCCCGCTATCCGAAGCGAATTACTGTCGAACCGGAGCTGGTCGTTCGTGAATCCACCTGTCAGGCCCCCGTACCGGCTGAGATCGACCGAAGAACTGGACAGGGCGGGTCGCACAACTGA